The following coding sequences are from one Mycosarcoma maydis chromosome 23, whole genome shotgun sequence window:
- a CDS encoding uncharacterized protein (related to MAP kinase) produces MPAPQSTPLSPPPQDAASVPGSSKSPLPPVSPASSSNNILHQVGSRQGTRTRTRTRRNMSSSASGSHRTPRYTNDDHPMAPHNLAARGYHAFRCLGVPFHVKQRYTFVRELGIGAYGCVALCRDEVLECNVAIKKVTRIFEKDVLARRALREVALLRHIGMCDNVTALLDFDTAFIDFSEIYLVLSASEADLSQIIRSGQALSDAHHQYFMAQILRGVRYMHSAKVIHRDLKPSNLLVNGDCALRICDLGLARAYADADQFLAAPASSNDDAESKPSFTTTTTTTTADSESTQVQPPRSARSPSPASDLHVQLYRTDSKGKQKRLNYPGGPLTGYVATRWYRAPEVMLCFREGYGPEMDMWSVGCILAELIAGAPIFGGKDYVDQIARINNVLGSPSEAVLDKIGSERAKTYIKSLPNMPAVPLEKLYPNANPEALDLVAKLLTWDPDQRLTAEQALRHPWLKAYHESNSRWQPPQPFDQFTEVEFIHSLRQFKSSLQREADEMRLELEELERQEWEHLGDAGASNGDGVDATNSHGHHHGAHHDSQQPSLPPSNGTNGHMDDTNRDANKQSQHDSGNVQGADDVVDHPAQQERPTVDADAPHSDLSSRNLAQVDRAADADADIDAEATDIDALSCSASTQSGHLPADTASSSSSIHTPSSTSGASADEAEPASPRMYEACRMSTALKSRAEHLEEGQALRKPPSFFRLGHEVEGRTLGSLTSFADGEQHNVAFMPQQVLTVARGLVENQFTAAAAMCEATLLPSLVPSSSSSSASNKDSRQSAQEFPSASRSSNMTTFALAKSGSASSNGASRVGSTRAASSTCSAGARSAGAASTPSLAQSLLNDMLFAPAEGSLSGLKSANAQRHGKQLVVLQDSIVQSSTGLMRDLIRRSVQRNHAVLLVAARRQPRTYLDGICIGAVRVAILDATTLGNTFAADEEAVKSTQELIECISASLSELNASASKTTVVIDSLNAIAHAAADHGGVRMASILVRETLSLVGASSRLVVGLQMGGVEASTSAGLLSSLHSPLIWGSCAASTIPAAAGGTVLSATIHSPALLRHLVKQYGLKPPSTSTSVRRALGFDDGDDDGEQVDARFWDVLRNVASRGPMGVASFEAGGGTIGWWSDESCAFETLSIVGNEGSNGTEQRQSQSQSQSQSHSAEPLAAEITMADLLNAHRGGYAVLEVHYQARNGKKHEELVGLVTMPSDATLELVPLCMAEPSCVTASSDVSTLTSTGTAAAPASAACSGGAAHSSMISTLPFNLSETVDQRQRRETVALPYAYHQNAQQAERALRGTTGNAKIFFEPEDDDDEDDEDPDDDLDL; encoded by the coding sequence ATGCCTGCACCACAGTCTACACCGCTCTCACCTCCACCACAAGACGCAGCATCGGTGCCTGGCTCAAGCAAGTCTCCGCTACCACCTGTCTCACCCGCCTCTTCATCCAACAACATTCTCCACCAAGTCGGCTCCAGACAGGGCACGCGCACACGCACGCGCACCCGTCGAAATATGTCGTCCTCCGCCTCGGGCTCCCACCGTACTCCGCGATACACCAACGACGACCATCCCATGGCTCCTCACAATCTTGCCGCTCGCGGCTACCACGCGTTCCGCTGCCTCGGCGTCCCCTTTCACGTCAAGCAGCGTTATACTTTTGTTCGTGAGCTTGGTATTGGTGCTTACGGTTGCGTAGCCCTCTGTCGTGACGAGGTCTTGGAATGCAACGTTGCCATCAAAAAGGTGACTCGCATCTTTGAAAAGGATGTTCTTGCACGCAGAGCTCTCCGCGAAGTCGCGCTTCTCCGTCACATTGGCATGTGCGACAACGTCACCGCCCtcctcgactttgacaCCGCCTTTATCGACTTTTCCGAAATCTACCTCGTCCTTTCCGCTAGCGAAGCCGATCTTTCCCAGATCATCCGCTCCGGTCAGGCTCTCTCGGATGCGCATCACCAGTACTTTATGGCGCAGATTCTCCGAGGCGTGCGCTACATGCATTCGGCCAAGGTCATCCATCGCGATCTCAAGCCGAGCAATCTTCTCGTCAATGGCGACTGCGCGCTCCGCATCTGCGATCTCGGTCTAGCCCGCGCCTACGCCGACGCTGACCAGTTCCTCGCTGCACCCGCCTCTAGCAATGATGATGCCGAGTCCAAGCCAAGtttcaccaccaccaccaccaccaccaccgctgaCTCCGAGTCAACCCAAGTGCAACCACCTCGTTCCGCACGCTCGCCTTCGCCCGCCTCCGATCTCCATGTACAGCTCTACCGAACCGACTCCAAGggcaagcagaagcgtcTCAACTATCCAGGCGGCCCTCTCACCGGTTACGTCGCAACACGATGGTATCGCGCCCCCGAGGTCATGCTCTGCTTCCGTGAGGGCTACGGCCCCGAGATGGACATGTGGTCCGTTGGCTGCAtccttgccgagctcatTGCAGGCGCACCCATCTTTGGTGGCAAGGACTACGTCGATCAGATCGCCCGTATCAACAACGTCCTCGGCTCGCCCTCTGAAGCTGtcctcgacaagatcggtTCCGAGCGCGCAAAGACCTACATCAAGTCTCTCCCCAACATGCCTGCCGTGCCTCTCGAGAAGCTTTACCCCAATGCCAACCCGGAAGCGCTCGATCTGGTTGCCAAACTGCTCACCTGGGACCCTGATCAACGATTGACGGCTGAGCAGGCGCTTCGCCATCCTTGGCTCAAGGCTTACCACGAGTCCAATTCGCGCTGGCAACCACCGCAGCCGTTCGACCAATTCACCGAAGTCGAGTTCATCCACTCGCTCCGTCAGttcaagtcgagcttgcagcgTGAGGCTGACGAGATgcgcctcgagctcgaggagctcgaacGCCAAGAATGGGAGCATCTCGGCGACGCCGGCGCGTCCAACGGcgacggcgtcgatgcgacCAACAGCCATGGCCATCACCACGGAGCGCATCACGATAGCCAACAGCCATCCTTGCCGCCGTCCAACGGCACCAATGGCCACATGGATGACACCAATCGTGATGCCAACAAGCAATCCCAACACGACTCGGGAAACGTCCAGGGGGCAGATGACGTTGTCGACCACCCAGCGCAACAAGAGCGCCCAActgtcgatgccgatgcccCGCACTCTGACCTTTCCTCTCGCAATCTTGCCCAAGTCGACCGTGCGGCAGATGCTGACGCAGATATCGACGCCGAGGCGACCGATATCGATGCACTTTCCTGCAGCGCATCTACACAATCTGGCCACTTGCCTGCCGACACCGCCTCGTCTAGCTCCTCGATCCACACTCCTTCCTCCACGTCTGGTGCCAGcgccgacgaggccgaACCAGCCTCGCCTCGTATGTACGAGGCGTGCCGCATGTCGACCGCGCTCAAGAGCCGTGCCGAGCACCTCGAGGAAGGCCAAGCGCTGCGCAAGCCGCCTTCGTTTTTTCGGCTCGGGCATGAAGTGGAAGGACGCACGTTGGGCTCTCTGACCTCCTTtgcggatggcgagcagcacaaCGTCGCTTTCATGCCCCAACAAGTCCTCACCGTGGCACGTGGCCTGGTCGAAAACCAATtcacagcagctgctgccatgtGTGAAGCGACGCTCCTTCCCAGTCTTgttccttcttcttcttcttcttctgcgTCCAACAAAGACTCTAGACAATCTGCACAAGAATTTCCAAGTGCATCAAGGAGCAGCAACATGACAACGTTTGCGCTTGCCAAATCCGGttcggcgtcgagcaacGGTGCATCGCGTGTTGGCTCAacacgagcagcatcgtctaCATGCTCAGCAGGTGCACGAAGCGCTGGTGCGGCGAGCACTCCATCGCTGGCGCAGAGTCTATTAAATGACATGCTATTCGCACCTGCCGAAGGATCGTTGAGCGGTCTGAAAAGCGCCAACGCGCAACGACACGGTAAACAGCTGGTTGTGCTGCAGGACTCGATCGTGCAATCCTCGACCGGTCTGATGCGCGATCTGATCCGCCGCTCTGTACAGCGCAACCACGCTGTGCTactcgttgctgctcgtcgtcaaccCCGAACGTACCTCGACGGCATCTGCATTGGTGCCGTTCGTGttgccatcctcgatgCCACTACCCTGGGCAATACatttgctgctgacgagGAGGCGGTCAAGTCGACTCAAGAGCTGATCGAATGCATCAGTGCTAGTCTCTCGGAGTTGAAtgccagcgccagcaagaCGACGGTGGTCATTGACTCGCTCAATGCGATTGCGCACGCGGCAGCAGATCACGGAGGAGTGCGAATGGCCAGCATACTTGTGCGTGAGACGTTGAGTCTTGTGGGCGCCTCGTCGCGTCTTGTCGTTGGGCTGCAGATGGGAGGCGTAGAAGCGTCGACAAGCGCAGGCTTACTGTCGAGCCTACACTCACCCTTGATCTGGGGTTCTTGCGctgcatccacgattcCGGCAGCGGCAGGCGGAACCGTGCTTTCCGCAACAATCCACTCGCCTGCGCTTCTGCGTCACCTTGTCAAGCAGTATGGTCTCAAGCCGCCTAGCACGAGCACCAGCGTCAGGCGAGCCTTGGGGttcgatgatggcgatgacgacggcgaACAAGTGGATGCTAGGTTCTGGGATGTGTTGAGGAATGTGGCCAGCAGAGGCCCCATGGGTGTTGCAAGCTTCGAAGCAGGAGGTGGAACGATAGGGTGGtggagcgacgagagctgTGCATTTGAAACGCTCAGTATCGTTGGCAACGAGGGCAGCAACGGGACTGAACAAAggcagagccagagccagagccagagtcAGAGCCACAGTGCGGAGCCGTTGGCGGCGGAGATCACCATGGCAGATCTGCTCAATGCTCATCGCGGAGGGTATGCTGTGTTGGAGGTGCACTACCAAGCGAGGAACGGCAAGAAGCACGAGGAGCTAGTTGGGCTGGTCACCATGCCATCCGATGCGACGCTTGAACTTGTTCCATTGTGCATGGCGGAGCCGAGTTGTGTTACTGCGTCCAGCGACGTCTCTACTTTGACCTCGACGGGCACTGCGGCTGCACCAGCCTCGGCGGCTTGCAGCGGAGGAGCTGCGCACAGCTCCATGATCTCAACGCTGCCCTTTAATCTGTCGGAAACCGTGGATCAACGACAGAGGAGGGAAACCGTCGCCTTGCCGTACGCATACCACCAGAAcgctcagcaagcagaaCGTGCATTGAGAGGCACCACTGGCAACGCCAAGATCTTTTTCGAGCccgaagacgatgatgacgaagacgatgaggatCCAGACGATGATCTGGATCTGTAG
- a CDS encoding putative branch point bridging protein, whose protein sequence is MSWRSNAQRTGMNAQPLQGARRWGGAGGAGEGPSSSGSPPSSYHQPSHPYQSSYSHQSQPYNAAPAPPTSSSSSSSNPRDAALAAAAAVAASIGIKRDRDRSSDAPGSNSYAAPSLLTSASTADGSGADAGPRKRKSRWGDANDKITIPTAIGANVSAQELDKYAIQVRLDEISRKLRSGDFVPPDRERSPSPPPTYDNQGRRTNTREVRYRKKLEDERVALVDRQLKLDPNFRPPSDYHAIKRNQRPTEKVYLPIKEFPEIKFFGLLVGPRGNTLKTMERQSGAKISIRGKGSVKTGKGKMDADEDEEEMHCVVTADDEASVKKCIKLINQVIETAASTPEGENDHKRNQLRELAALNGTLRDDENQLCKNCGNKGHRAFECPEQRNWTAHIICHRCGGQGHLARDCTQGRAGAFNGAPPGAAGTGNRQFDSEYANLMAELGEPAAAVDGAATAAGGAVGGAAVGPDGKKIPPWRNPEVWSQPGFGAPRGGDAGRGGWGHRGGYNNRGDRAGYNQHQQQQHPHAYHQQQQAYPAYDQSAPTAAPGGAENADQQHRDYSAEWAAYYAAQAAAGGAQGADPSAAAAGTTAAAEGAVDYSKEWEEYYRMQAAAAAQDGSAYAAGTQA, encoded by the coding sequence ATGTCGTGGAGGAGCAATGCGCAACGCACTGGTATGAATGCCCAGCCGCTTCAGGGCGCAAGGCGCTGGGGCGGCGCAGGAGGCGCAGGCGAAGGTCCGTCCAGTTCCGGTTCGCCGCCTTCCAGCTACCACCAACCATCCCACCCTTACCAGTCTTCCTACTCGCACCAATCACAGCCTTACAatgcagcaccagcaccaccgacatcctcctcctcgtcatcctcgaaTCCAAGAGATGCTGCGCTagctgctgcagccgccGTCGCTGCAAGCATTGGCATCAAGcgcgatcgcgatcgcaGTTCGGATGCACCTGGCTCCAATTCCTATGCGGCTCCCTCCTTGCTTACttcagcaagcacagcagaCGGGTCAGGCGCAGACGCTGGTCCTCGCAAGCGCAAATCTCGATGGGGCGACGCCAACGACAAGATCACCATCCCCACCGCTATTGGCGCAAACGTCTCTGCTCAAGAACTCGACAAGTACGCCATCCAGGTGCGCCTCGATGAGATCTCGCGTAAGCTACGATCTGGCGACTTTGTTCCACCAGATCGCGAGCGTTCGCCATCTCCTCCTCCCACCTACGACAACCAAGGCCGTCGTACCAACACGCGCGAAGTACGTTACCGCAAGAAACTTGAAGATGAGCgcgtcgctctcgtcgaccGCCAACTCAAGCTCGATCCCAACTTCCGTCCTCCCTCCGACTACCACGCCATCAAACGTAACCAACGTCCCACCGAAAAAGTGTACCTACCCATCAAAGAGTTCCCCGAAATCAAATTCttcggcttgctcgtcggGCCAAGAGGAAacacgctcaagaccaTGGAACGCCAGAGCGGTGCCAAGATCTCTATCCGTGGCAAAGGCTCCGTCAAGACAGGCAAAGGAAAAATGGAcgccgacgaagacgaggaagagatgCACTGCGTCGTcaccgccgacgacgaagctTCCGTCAAGAAATGCATCAAACTCATCAACCAGGTCATTGAAACCGCCGCTTCCACCCCCGAGGGTGAGAACGATCACAAGAGGAATCAGCTTCGTGAACTCGCCGCTCTCAACGGTACTCtgcgcgacgacgagaaTCAGCTCTGCAAAAACTGCGGTAACAAGGGTCATCGTGCATTCGAGTGTCCTGAACAACGCAATTGGACAGCTCACATCATATGTCATCGTTGCGGAGGTCAGGGTCATCTCGCGCGCGATTGCACACAGGGTCGAGCGGGAGCTTTCAACGGTGCTCCTCCTGGAGCTGCAGGCACTGGCAATCGGCAATTCGACTCAGAGTATGCAAACCTGATGGCAGAGCTCGGCGAACCTGCTGCAGCGGTAGATGGTGCAGCTACAGCAGCGGGCGGAGCAGTGGGCGGAGCAGCGGTGGGACCCGATGGCAAGAAAATTCCACCCTGGCGCAACCCAGAAGTGTGGTCTCAACCTGGATTCGGCGCGCCacgtggtggtgatgcAGGTCGTGGTGGATGGGGACATCGTGGAGGCTACAACAACCGAGGCGACCGCGCCGGTTACAatcaacaccaacagcagcagcatccgcaTGCGTAccatcaacagcagcaggcatATCCAGCTTATGACCAGTCTGCGCCGACAGCTGCGCCAGGTGGTGCAGAGAACGCAGATCAACAACATCGAGACTACAGCGCCGAATGGGCAGCTTACTatgctgctcaagctgccgCTGGTGGCGCACAAGGCGCGGATCccagtgcagcagcagcgggaacaacagcagcagcggaagGTGCCGTGGACTATTCCAAAGAATGGGAAGAATACTATCGTATGcaggcggctgctgctgctcaggaTGGGAGTGCCTATGCGGCTGGTACTCAGGCTTGA